Within Vicia villosa cultivar HV-30 ecotype Madison, WI linkage group LG1, Vvil1.0, whole genome shotgun sequence, the genomic segment GCGAGGGAGATTTGGAATCATATTTTCGGGTGGTTAGGCATTAAGGAGGAAATCAACTTTGAGGAGTTCTTGTACTCTGGCGATTTACAAGATAAGGTGAAGATTAGAAAGCGAAGGACTCTTATCAACTTTGTATGGTTTGCTACTGTTTGGAGTCTTTGACTAATGAGAAATGCTATAATCTTCAAGGAGGAGGAGTTTTGTTTCGATGTCATTTGTACTAATATAGTCTTTCTAGCTTGGCGTTGGTTGTGTGTCGGATACCCTAAGTTTATACCAAGTTACTACGAATGATTTAAACTTCCCTTATCCGATTATGTTAACCTTTAGGATCGTTTCTTTTTTGTAAGGGTTAACCTTTATGCCCCTTCCCACACCTACTATTAAACTAACATAATGAGCCATCGCTACACCATTGCCATAatcaataaaaaaggaaaaatacaTGCAATAATGAGCAATGATATATTCGCATATCTCAGCAATTTCACGGAAAAATACGTGCAAACTAGTAACGTGATTCCAAAGTTAAGGGAATGACTTATTTTTCTTGGTaccataatttattttttgacatttcaAGATCCTAGGTTCAAAATTTAAATCAATTGTGGACCTTCAGATTTTGTTACTTGCCAAACCCGTCATCCATCCTACATTAATACTTTGTTTTGACAAATTTGGCGACACACACCCTATATATACTCCCTCCATCTTCTTATTTACGTACTCATTTACAATatcacaatataatttatcatttccAATTCTAATAATATGACTTGCGAGACTAAAAAATGGTTGATTTTGAATCTTTTTCTCTTGGCTGCAAGCTATACGCAGCGTTCTTGTGCCAACGGAGAATCACCTCAGGTGAAATGCATTTTCGTATTTAGTGACTCCTTTTCTGACAATGGAAACAACAACAATCTTAACACCCAAGCAAAAGCTAACTACCATCCATATGGCATCGACTTTCCAACTGGTGCAACCGGACGATTTACCAATGGACTAACAACAATTGATTTTACTGGTAAAATTTCCTACACCATTAGAGAACAACAttgttatttttcttatttagaTTTGctagttaaaatttaaaatttaatgtttCATTGTAGGTCAATTACTTGGAGTCAAGGATTTCATCCCACCCTTCGCAAACATTGGTGACTCAGACATACGTAAGGGTGTTAACTATGCATCTGGTTCAGGAGGAATTCGAGATGAGTCTAGCAAACAATTGGtatttatttgataatttattaaaatgttatgtcctttttatatttaattattttaaaataatttcaaattttcacttAACTAATATCATTCAATATATGCAGGGTGATAGAATCCCTTTGAGACAACAGATAAAAAATCACAAGACTATAGTTTCCCAAATAGAAAAAGAGCTTGGAGGTGTGTCTCATGCTAAAAACTATCTGAAGAAGTGCCTATATTATGTGAATATTGGCAGCAACGATTACCTAAACAATTACTTCATGCCCAAAATATATCCAACAAGTCGCATTTATAACCCTGAACAGTATGCTGAAGTTCTTATTAACCAATATTCTCTTGATTTAAAGGTATATTGCCTAAAACTTTATCATGATTATTTTGtaattatatgaattttttttaaatatacaaaTTGGTATTTTCGGTTAACAGGATTTGTATGTTAATGGAGCAAGAAAATTCATACTAGTTGGGTTGGGCCTATTAGGTTGCCTTCCAAACAACATAGCTAAgaatggaaataatggatcaTGTGTTGAAAGTATGAATTCGGCTGCATTAATATTCAGTCAGAAGCTTAGATCTCTAGTGGATAAATTCAATGCCAAACTTCCTAATTCCAGATCTATCTTTGTAAATAGTACTGCTGGTCCAGTACAAAGCACACCAGGTaaacatttaaatttttataatttcgCATTCTAGGTTAATAATATAGCAATAGAATTTTTCTATGATTTAGATTCTTACTAATAAATCTTTTCTATTTCAGCTTTTACATTTACAAAAACTCCTTGTTGTCCAACAAGGCCTGATGGGATGTGTATTCCTGATTCAAGACCATGTCCTAACAGAGATGACTATGTTTTTTATGATGGAATTCATCCCTCATCAGCTTATAACAAATTCACAGCATTAACTTCATATGATAGTTCTATTAGTCCAGACACAACTCATCCAATGGATATCAAACAACTTGCTCAATATCCTATAAACTAGTGCAAGTCACAATGGATTCCTAAAATAAGCTCATTTAATTTGCATTGAAGAACAAGAAATTCAGCTTATTATGTATAAGCAAGATAAATGTATTAGCTATAAATAAGCAGTTAGTGTTGAGCAGAATAAGTTAGGACAGTTGTTATAATCCGTGATTGGAATAATGTTATAAACGTTAATATATTTGTTTTCAATTTGgttgttttattttagaaatatttttttttgtaagcaagctTCATTGAAAAGAGAATAGAAATTCTCAAACCCAATTACAAAAAGATCCGATAATGCTATTCggaaaagaaaaattacacaccaaatgaaacctaagagatataaaacaaaggatttttacaaAACTCATAATAGTTGCAATTGGTATGTGTAATATTTCCTATtaaagaccacctccaaaccatGGCTTTAATATTACCAACAACTTCCATAATGTCCCAATCCTCTTCTTTGAATATAATGGCATTCCTAAGAATCCATAAACTCCAAACAATGGCCAACCAAATACTTCCTTCTTTACCTTTTTTGACACCCTTACACTTACAAAAGAAGCACCACTTATTGAAACTCTCCAAAAGCTCCCCCCTTTAAAATCGACAAAACCAATCCAATCCGCCACTTCCTTCCAAATCAAACCGGTAACACGACAAAACAACAAAGAATGGGACGAAGATTCGGGGAAAGTACTACAAAAAAACGCAAGACACATcgcaattattattaataatacctCGATGAAGAAGCAAGTCTCTTGTGGGTAGTCTCTCGATAAAACATCTCCATCCGAAAGCTTTTATATTTTGAGGAACTAACATCTTCCAAACTTCAAAAAAAGCCTTGTCATGAGCATTAGCCGGGCCGTACGGAATACTAGATGAACAAAGAAAAGAGTAACAATCTTTCACCGAAAACACTTGCTCCTCTCCCTCCTTCCATTTTACTTTATCTTTTGAATCCATACTAGGAGAGACCGGTTGAAGAAGGGTCCGAAGAGATAACAAGTCTTCAAGAATGATACTAGAATTGAAATTGTTAATTCCAAAATCACCCCATTCCCACTCGCCCAAAATCCACCCACCCATACTTCCCACCGAAGCCTCCTTCAAAAGAGACAAAGAATATAAAAGTGGATAAACATCCCTCAACCTACCACAAGGTAACCAAGGAGCGGCTCAAAAAGAAGTTGAAAACCCATTACCAATAATAAAAGAAGCTTTGTTGGCAAAAACATCTTTATAATCCTCTTGTTTTAAAGAAATGATATCCTTCCACCACACCGATTTGGAATTCCTAGAATTACCACCTTTTTCCCCTTGAAAGACAATTAAATTAATGTCTCCATAACGAGCCTTCAAAACGTGGTACCACAAAGCATTTTCTTCCGATAATATTCTCCACCTCCATTTATTAAGAAGCGCCAAATTAAACTCCCCCATACTTCTTAAACCAAGCCCCCCCTTTTTCTATTGGAAGACATAAATCCTGCCACCTCACCCAATGAATCTTTCTATTCTCCTTCACTCCTCCCCAAAGGAAACTACTTTGAATCCTAGTTATTTCCTTAATTACTTTGACCGGAGCTTTGTAAAAAGATAGAGTAAATATGGCTAAGCTACTTAACACGGATTTTAGAAGAGTATTCCTACCTCCAAAAGTAAGCCACCTCTCCTTCCATGTAGATAGCCTTTTCTTTATCTTTGAAACAAGGCTACTCCACGAAGCAATCCTCCTAGGATTAGATCCTATAGGGATACCGAGAAAGAGAAAGTTTTTATCCTCCACCctacaagaaagaaaagaagaagcaaccaccaaaaaattagaattaatattaattcCAATAATTTTGCTTTTGTGATAATTAATGCCGA encodes:
- the LOC131621970 gene encoding GDSL esterase/lipase At5g45670-like yields the protein MTCETKKWLILNLFLLAASYTQRSCANGESPQVKCIFVFSDSFSDNGNNNNLNTQAKANYHPYGIDFPTGATGRFTNGLTTIDFTGQLLGVKDFIPPFANIGDSDIRKGVNYASGSGGIRDESSKQLGDRIPLRQQIKNHKTIVSQIEKELGGVSHAKNYLKKCLYYVNIGSNDYLNNYFMPKIYPTSRIYNPEQYAEVLINQYSLDLKDLYVNGARKFILVGLGLLGCLPNNIAKNGNNGSCVESMNSAALIFSQKLRSLVDKFNAKLPNSRSIFVNSTAGPVQSTPAFTFTKTPCCPTRPDGMCIPDSRPCPNRDDYVFYDGIHPSSAYNKFTALTSYDSSISPDTTHPMDIKQLAQYPIN